A stretch of candidate division KSB1 bacterium DNA encodes these proteins:
- a CDS encoding peroxiredoxin, translating into MEGRMPLIGDPVPEFEAQTTKGYIHFPKDYAGKWVILFSHPADYTPVCTTEFVGFAKRHETFKALNAELLGLSIDQIFSHIKWTEWIKERLNIEIPFPIIADNTGAIAQKLGMLHTVGGGTQTVRAVFFIDPKGIIRAMLYYPLSNGRNMDEIVRLLKALQTTDQHKVATPADWPNNELIGDKVIVPPPTSEQEIAARKGMYECYDWWFCYKPLP; encoded by the coding sequence ATGGAAGGACGCATGCCATTGATCGGAGACCCTGTGCCTGAGTTTGAGGCGCAGACCACCAAGGGGTATATTCATTTCCCCAAGGACTATGCCGGCAAGTGGGTGATTCTGTTCAGTCACCCTGCCGACTACACGCCGGTGTGCACCACCGAGTTTGTGGGCTTTGCCAAGCGCCACGAGACCTTCAAGGCGCTCAATGCTGAGCTCCTCGGCCTGTCCATCGACCAGATTTTCTCGCACATCAAGTGGACGGAGTGGATCAAGGAGCGGCTGAACATCGAAATCCCCTTCCCGATCATCGCCGACAACACCGGCGCCATCGCGCAGAAGCTCGGCATGCTCCACACGGTGGGTGGGGGAACGCAGACGGTGCGTGCGGTCTTCTTCATCGACCCGAAGGGGATCATCCGCGCCATGCTCTACTACCCACTTTCCAATGGTCGCAACATGGACGAGATCGTGCGTTTGCTCAAGGCCTTGCAGACCACCGATCAGCACAAGGTGGCGACCCCTGCCGATTGGCCCAACAACGAGCTGATTGGCGACAAGGTCATCGTTCCGCCGCCCACCAGCGAGCAGGAGATCGCTGCGCGCAAGGGCATGTACGAATGTTATGACTGGTGGTTCTGCTACAAGCCGCTGCCCTGA
- a CDS encoding SoxR reducing system RseC family protein, with amino-acid sequence MSAGQQARTGGPEVGTVVEVKGGRMVVRLDERAACSACGARFACTPTSQQSRQVTLPNQIGAKVGDTVELTVRPRVSLLSVGLVFLLPVLLGMAGYLVAWRLYRAERPAVFATMLGFALAFVVAWRVNRFLETRQQSPVQVRRVG; translated from the coding sequence ATGAGCGCAGGGCAGCAGGCAAGAACAGGGGGGCCAGAGGTCGGCACCGTGGTGGAGGTCAAAGGCGGACGCATGGTCGTGCGTCTGGACGAGCGTGCGGCGTGCTCTGCGTGCGGGGCGCGCTTTGCCTGCACTCCTACCAGCCAGCAGTCGCGTCAGGTCACCCTCCCCAACCAGATCGGGGCGAAGGTGGGCGATACGGTGGAGCTCACTGTGCGGCCAAGGGTGAGCTTGCTGAGCGTGGGATTGGTTTTCTTGCTTCCTGTCCTGCTGGGCATGGCGGGCTATCTGGTTGCCTGGCGGCTCTACCGCGCCGAGAGGCCTGCAGTATTCGCTACGATGTTGGGCTTTGCCCTGGCCTTTGTCGTGGCCTGGCGCGTCAATCGCTTTCTGGAGACGCGCCAGCAGTCGCCAGTACAAGTGCGCAGGGTCGGTTAG
- the rpe gene encoding ribulose-phosphate 3-epimerase, with protein MVKIEASILSADLTRLGEQVREAEEGGADAIQIDIMDGCFVPNITFGPNVVKAIRPLVRCPLTVHGMIVEPERHLAAFAEAGANCIIVHQETCPHLHRTLALIRELHVQAGVALNPGTPLAAIEEVLDCLDVVQVMTVNPGWGGQEFLASQLQKIRRLRGELERRGLNVAIAVDGGIDCTTAPRVVQAGATILVAGSSVYNHRASVADNVARLRRSCIPVRSV; from the coding sequence ATGGTAAAGATTGAGGCGTCCATCCTATCTGCAGACCTCACTCGACTGGGCGAACAGGTGCGGGAGGCAGAGGAGGGGGGTGCAGACGCCATTCAGATCGATATTATGGACGGCTGTTTCGTGCCCAACATCACCTTTGGTCCCAATGTGGTGAAAGCGATTCGTCCCCTGGTGCGCTGCCCCCTGACGGTACACGGCATGATTGTAGAGCCGGAGCGGCATCTGGCTGCCTTTGCGGAGGCAGGTGCCAATTGCATCATTGTCCACCAGGAGACCTGTCCGCACCTGCACCGTACCCTGGCCCTGATTCGTGAGCTGCATGTGCAGGCCGGCGTGGCGCTCAACCCAGGCACACCGCTGGCTGCCATCGAAGAGGTGCTCGATTGCCTGGACGTCGTGCAGGTGATGACCGTGAACCCAGGCTGGGGGGGACAGGAGTTCTTGGCAAGCCAGCTCCAGAAGATCCGCCGCTTGCGCGGTGAACTGGAGCGCCGTGGCCTAAATGTGGCCATTGCCGTGGACGGGGGCATCGACTGCACCACAGCGCCGCGGGTCGTACAAGCGGGGGCCACTATCCTGGTTGCCGGCTCCAGCGTGTACAACCATCGCGCGTCGGTGGCGGACAACGTGGCACGACTGCGGAGGAGCTGCATCCCCGTGCGGAGCGTGTAG
- the rpiA gene encoding ribose-5-phosphate isomerase RpiA: MGSEELKRQAGEFAVRFVEPGMVVGLGHGSTAIYAVRLLATKVKTGELHGIVGVPCSRAVEEEATRLGIPLTALEERLEVDLTIDGADEVSPSLDVIKGGGGALLREKVVAQASKREVIVVDESKLTPVLGRGPLPVEVIPFGWKTHLPFLQELGAQATLRLAADGVPSVTDQGNLILDCIFAGGIREPHSVAAALDARAGIVGHGLFLNLVTDVVVATHTGIRHYTGRVDGGRAW, from the coding sequence ATGGGATCTGAGGAACTGAAGCGCCAGGCAGGGGAATTTGCGGTGCGCTTTGTCGAGCCCGGCATGGTGGTGGGGCTCGGCCATGGCAGCACCGCAATATACGCGGTGCGCCTCTTGGCCACGAAGGTGAAGACGGGGGAGCTCCATGGCATTGTGGGCGTGCCCTGCTCTCGCGCGGTCGAGGAGGAAGCCACCCGATTGGGCATTCCGCTTACTGCGCTGGAGGAGCGTCTGGAGGTTGACCTCACCATCGACGGCGCCGATGAGGTGTCGCCCTCTCTTGATGTCATCAAAGGAGGAGGGGGGGCGCTGCTCAGGGAAAAGGTCGTGGCACAGGCCAGTAAACGGGAAGTAATCGTGGTGGACGAGTCAAAGCTCACGCCGGTGTTGGGGCGAGGGCCCCTGCCCGTGGAGGTCATCCCCTTTGGCTGGAAAACCCACCTGCCATTCTTGCAGGAGTTGGGAGCGCAAGCGACGCTCCGCCTCGCTGCCGATGGTGTGCCCTCCGTCACCGACCAGGGCAACCTGATCCTGGACTGCATTTTCGCAGGAGGAATTCGAGAGCCGCATTCGGTGGCTGCGGCCTTGGATGCGCGCGCCGGCATTGTCGGCCACGGCCTGTTCCTGAATCTGGTCACCGACGTGGTGGTGGCCACGCACACTGGCATCAGGCACTACACGGGGAGAGTTGATGGAGGGAGGGCATGGTAA